The nucleotide window GAGCAACCGTCCTATGGAGCTTTGCTGAATTTCCCGGTCAATTCCCGGTCAGGGTGAGCGAAGTCGTCAAAGATCGGAAAATTGTTCTTCACTGGGCGTCTGATGAACAGACAGACGGTGAGGACCAAGGCGAAACAACGGTTACCCTGGAACTCAGCGAACTTGATGATGGCAGGACGCTGATAAACATCAGCGAGGAAGGCTGGGGGGAAACTGCCAAAGGCAGCAAGGCTTCCT belongs to Roseibium porphyridii and includes:
- a CDS encoding SRPBCC family protein, with translation MLSFSVSGRISKPVSEVFEAIVNPDRLSGYFTTGGAEGRMEPGATVLWSFAEFPGQFPVRVSEVVKDRKIVLHWASDEQTDGEDQGETTVTLELSELDDGRTLINISEEGWGETAKGSKASYGNCEGWTQMLCCLKAFVEHGINLRDGYYA